The Aptenodytes patagonicus chromosome 12, bAptPat1.pri.cur, whole genome shotgun sequence nucleotide sequence CATCCGATGGGGCTAGATGGCATCAGCAAGAAGTGTCTTCCAGATTCCAGCCTGCAAATGAATGGAGGTGGTGATGCTGATGACTCATTTCCTCTGAGTTTGAACAAAGAGCTGAAGCAGGAGCCTGTAGATGATCTTCCGTGTATGATTGCTGGAGCAGGGGGTTCTATATCTCAGAATAACTTGATGCCTGATCTTAATCTTAATGAGCAAGAATGGAAGGAACTTATTGAGGAGCTTAATAGATCAGTGCCCGATGAAGACATGAAGGATCTCTTTAATGAAGactttgaagagaaaaaagatgCAGATTCTTCAAATTCAGCTGCACAGACTCCATTGCCACAAGATATTAACATAAAGACTGAGTTTTCCCCAGCACCCTTTGAACAGGAACAGATGGGATCTCCCCAGGTGAGATCCACTTCATCAGGTCCAGCATTTATTGGTGCTGCTTCTGTACCTGTAAGTGCTGCTTCTCCAGCGGTTGGTAGTTCTCAGGCTATGTTTCAGCCTTCCAGCCAGTCAATGACTGAAAATCCTAATCAGCCCATGATGCAGGCATCAAACCACTCTCAGAATGTCCAGAGGCCTCTTCCCAATGTGTTGTTACCTGGGAAGGGTGCAGGAAGTGCCAAAGAAATGTCTTCTGCCCATCAACTTCAGCAGATTGCTGCCAAGCAGAAGAGAGACCAGATGTTGCAGAACCAGCAGCAAGCTTCACAAGTCCACCAAACAAATCAGATGTCTACGTGGCAACAGTCTGGGCCTTCTCATAGTCCACTGGCTGTCCCATATACCATGGAAAATCCCACCAGCCCATCAGTTTACCAGCCCGACTTCAACAATCAGAAACTCATGATGCCTAATATGGGAAATAAAAGCTCACCGAGGGCTGGAGGCAATTACCACGTGAACATTTTGGGTCATCAGCAAAACAGCTTGAACCAGAACCCTGTGAATAGTCAAGGCTCTATGCTAGACTATGGGAACACCAAACCTCTTTCACATTACAAAGCAGAATGTGAACAGGGGGTTACAGTACCTGGTCAGAACAAGACTCCCATGTTGGCATACATACAACagcgccagcagccaccgctgtCTCATGTGAGCGATGACCAAAATGGGATGATCCTATTGAAACCCAAGTCTGGAAACATTGCCTACCGACTACCGCACAGTCAGGTGAATGTTCTTGGTTTTGTTACCTTTGTTTAGTAGCAGATTTAAAGTTTTGCAAGAGGGTGTTGGATAGGTAGGGCTAGAGTACAGATTACTTGGTATTGTTTCAAAACAGTTGCCGCatgattttaaagaagaaaatgataACATGCCGTAAGCTGAGACAAGAATCAAGAACTCTGTTTTCCACTGGGGACGTTTTTTAATACTTGGTTCTAGGTCATGTGGTAATGTGTGATTTCCAGCTTAATATACTTTGTGGGCAACAAATTATGTCACACTTCATCGAAGCTTCTACTTACAAAGATAAATAGATGCTTTGTAAACTTTTGCCTAAAATAACTCATGTAAAACTGTAGCGTTAAACTGTTCTCAAAGAAGCTTTGATTTCTTTACTGTCTTTTTAGTCCCTACTTGTGTCAGAGTTGCCTTACTATAAAAAAACATGCCTTCGGTTGCTTCTTTTTTGAAGAGAGATGGAAGTGAGGGCTGCTTTCCTCATTTCTTGGGTGTTCCTTGGGGCTTTTCAAATCTAAGAATTTGTTATTGGTTGAGTCTTGGGATTGGGGAAGCATGGGATAGGAGAGAAATATATCTTTAAGAATGAGTAATAGTAATATTTGTCTGCTTGAAGCAATATGCTTTGGGTTTTCCTGTAAAGGAAAATTCCAGATGGTGCTTCTTTGCCTTATATATAACTGATACTAGAGGTATGCTGCAGGTGAACATTTATGTAGTGGATGGAGGTATAGGCTCATTGGGATTCTGTAACATGTGCCTGCAATGCACATACTAGAGGTCTTGTTGAGAAAAAAGGTCTTTGTTACAAGGATTAAAGCTCCTCTAGCAAAAGCTGTTGGAGATCCAACTCTAGTAATATGTTCcctcaacaaaacaaaaaacccgtGAAAAAGATCTGATTAGTCTGTGACAAAGACCACACtgatatacaaataaaaatctgAGATCAATGTGTGCTTCataaggcacaaaaaaaaaattaatctctttaAAAGCTAGCAGAAGTAACAATGTAACGATATTTTGAtggaagaagaaggggaagggtAGAGATGATTGTGTATGTCACATCTCCCCCTTACTGAAGAACATGAGGATGACCTTGCATGTACACTGCCACACTTGCACTTAATTAACAGAAATACTGATGAATGCTTCTGGAGAATTTCTCAAAAACTTGCATACAGAACAACTTAGCACAGCATTACCTATATTTGGCTCATGATTTCTTATGAAACTGCAGAGGGAGAGAACCAACAGCTGAACCCATTAGCTGAATTCTAAACTTGAAAGTAGTATTTGTTTGCGTAATTAGAGGTGAGGCTGAACTGTgcttaaaaatgataaaaattttcaaatttcaaatgGATTTGCTGGTACAAAGAGGACAGTGTCAGATCTTGAATGATAATCGTTACATGTTGTTTTTGCTTATCCCAAGTTCTAATCTCCAAGAAAAGCAGACTTATGAAAAATTAATAACAGGCTTATCTGTAGTAGTATTTTTCTCTGTGGAATGTGGTGATGGTTGGATTGCTGGAAAAATATGTTAAGACTCATTTTGATCAGTGATATCCTTCTTCCCCTTCACCTGCAGGTAGTAAATACTCTGATACTAAAAAGCAACTTTAAGAGGGGAAGCATAAACACTTGCTGAATTAAATGTTGACAGAAGAGGCaggatttaaataaatgttttgtatAACGAAAACTTAAAACGTAGTGTTTGAAAAGCTGCTACCAAAGTTAACTGAAGCTGGTGTGTTTGAATTGCTGTTTGTAACTGGTGCCATTCCTCTGGCTCAGCAGAAGCACGCAGAGCTATACTAACCTGTTTGAGCTGGACTTTGGGAAGTACTTTGAGACTGAAGTTAAAGCCTCTATTCCTGAATGTTGTGGAGCTTCTGACCTTAAGTCTGAACTGTCACTTCTGTGTCTGGCACTTTATAAATGGGTTTTTGGCTGTCTTTAATTACCTGAACTGGAAACTGTATCACACTTTGCCTTTTCTGTTAGAAGGATCACAAGTGAAGAAGCTATTGCATAAAGATGGCAAAATATGAGGAACTGGtctaatttttattaaatagtgTAAATGTAGAAATAAGCAATAATTgacaatttctgtttttctgagatGTGTTATGATTCCTTTCCCTGTGTAGGCTTTGTTTATAAAGTCTCTCTCCCTTATCCtgtaaaatgataaaaataatacaaattgtGGTCATCACCATGAAAGTGCCTTTCCTCACCTGTGTAACTACATACAGTTTCTAAATTCTGGAGGGCTAACCTCTTTCTGTAACTCATGTCACTTTTTCTATATTCTGCAGGATCAAAACCCTTCTCCTAATGTTCCTCGTGTTCCCGTTTCTGTCCCGGGCCCTGGCGTGGGTGCCCAGGCTCCCAATGTCTCCATGGCAGGTAACCACAGCAACCCACCTTATCTCAGCAATCAGCAGCAAGCGGCAGTGATGAAGCAACACCAAATGCTGATGGAccagcagaagcagagggagCAGCAACAAAAGCACTTGCTCATGGAGCAACAGAAGCAGCAATTCCTAATGGAGCAGAGACAGCAACATCTTCTGGCTGAGCAGGTGAGAGGGGCCAGcagtcttttcttctttgcactGATTTGCTTTGGACTGAAACAGCATTTGAGATCTTGTCAAATAGTTACTGCATTACAAAATAAGGAATGTAAACTGCAAGGCGCTTTGGTATTGTAAGTATAATTGCTGGTTTATATTTCTATAAAAGTAACCCAAACATATAGCACTTGATTGCCGaggcttatttttttctgttgttacaAGGCACTGTGgtgaatgaaaataataaaacaggtAGAATTGAGTAGTGTGAAAATGCAAGACAGTACCTATGTGGAGAGAAGGTATCATACCAGCGATGGTGTAATTCTTTGtgaaagaagaaaggcaaatgaaatcagaacaaaaatacaATATAAGATTGGGATACTGTTGATGTATTccataaagctttaaaaattgaaGCAATGAGCAAGGGACTCTGTAAGCTCATTGTgccttctgcctttcttccatGTGAGATGCACAGCAGTTTGTGtttcaaattttaaaacatctttcacgtgtttatttggggaaaataattagATGTCTGCATCCAACTTGCATCTTCTCCTGCCAAAATAATTTAACTCTGCTGTCCATCAGACTGCAGAAAGCTGCTTTAGCCTCTCTCAGGGAAATGGCCTCCTTGTGTGAATCTTTCTAAGCTTTAAAACTTTTGCAAGTCTTTCAGCCGGGAATTAGCCCAAAGGGCCTTATTCCTGTCATCggtgcttttctgcatttttaaaagtccatGCAGGCATGTTCCAGGCACTGGCACTGCACGTACAAATTACCAGTATCTGGTATGGAGGAAGGGGAAGATGAATTTTCAAAGAAGGTTTGTGAGACCCAGGGAGAACCTGGTATTCAGATCTTCTGGAAAAAGTGTAATGATCTGTACTGCTGAGAAGTTTTGTCTTTGAAGataatgggggggagggggagggaagagccATGGAAAGCATTGTCTTTGAGGataatgggaggggaaaaaaaaaagagccagtggtttaatgaaataaaaaaggtgaACTGCATTTATCCCtgagaattaatttaaatttttatttatttttatctggaGTCCTTCAACTGATAACAGTTGGGAATGTGtaatttccttaattttcagCACTGATAAAAGGTGATAAATCTCAATGTTCTCAACTTTAAAGTTGGGAGATGTTATCCTGGTAGAAAGATTTTTCACTGTAATAATAGTTTGGACAATAGAGATGGTGAGAGAAGGTCAGGCAATGGGGGTGTGTGGATACCTTAGCTTTTAGCTAAGCAACTGTCCATCAGAAGCTTTATTTAAGAAGGAAATTATACAGTCTCCTCTGAACAGAAAATGTGAAATCTTGGTTGGGGAGCACATTTTGAGGGGAAGAGGGTGGTAGAATCTGCAGTATTGCGAAGCCATGGCTGTGCCAAGTCCTAGCTAATGGCTTTTTTGATCGCTTAGAGACTTGTGTTAAAATTGAGGATTAGACTGAGGTGACAGAAAAGCCCCTTCAGTTCTTGACCCAGTGTAGATAAACATATAAGCATGTGCCTGGCAATGTCTTAAAGAAAATTGTATGAACATACATTAATATGTATTAGCAAAAATTACTAATCATTACTCTCCCAAAATGTTAACAAACAGGTACTCTTTGAAAGAAGGTGGGGAGAAAGGAAATATGGGGTGTTGGCATCCTGCTTGTACTTTTGCACCGCTGGTGAATGATTATTAGAGCTCATAGAGCTGTGGCTCAGTAGGTTCCCTTAGCTAAGTAATGGACCTAACACGTCAGACCTTGCTGAACAGTGGGGTGGTATATTAACAGGGTGGTAAGTAACATATCTCAAAcagtattgaaatattttttttttcctccctatatGCTGCTGCTTAGCCAGCGTATGTTGCTGTAGTAAATACCCgtattatgaaaatattttattcctgtcCTAGTTATGGTAACTACAACTAACTTGTACATCTTGCATCTCTGTATAGTGATACTGGGACTCTGATCCCAAATAAGGAGCAGCTTTGCTTTGGAGCTGAACAGGCTTGGATATTGCATTTGCCACATTTCTTGGCCTTGTGCTGCCCAGTCAAGCTAGATCTTGTTAGCATTCTAATTTGATACTTATTTCTTTGGATACACATGATACTGGATGTAGTTTTACAGAAAGATTTCCGAATCAGTTGATCTCTATTTTGCAGGACAATTATAGTTTCAGGTAGCTTCAGTGCCACTCCCTGCCACTCTGaagcttttgtttctttgcatttggTGTTCTGCATCTTGTtctttgcttgggtttttttggtgccccccccccccccccgccaggttCTGCAGCTCTTGGTTTCTCTCAGAACTATGGCATCTCTCTGGCTTCTGTGGTCAGCCTCTTTCAGGTTTGACTAGTCCTGCAAGTAGCAGGTCCTTTCTGTCAAGCAGCCTGCCCTCTTCATTCCTCTGCATGTCTCAACAGCTTCTTAGTTGTAGACGTTTCAAAAGGATGCTAGTAATGTGCATCTGCCTATTTGTTACATTGCACTAGTCTCTTCTTTAAAGGCTTATTGCTTGTGTCTTTACCCCAGTACTCTTGGAAGAGAATTTTTGTCCCCTTCTGTGCCTTGTGCAACTTTAGATAAGTAGGTAGTTGTGCATTACATCACTACTTGGTTATCTCAGAATTTCAGTCCGGTTGAAGATATCTATGGAAGAAGAGCCAGAAATGCTATGCCTGATACGTTTCGTATTGTAAAAGCAGCCTGTTGGCTGTTTATGCTGTCAGGATCTCTGAGGGTACTGCTAGTGCATGTACATACACTCTCGACATTTCCCCTCAAGGTTTTAAActtccttttttccaaaaatttCCTAATAgaaaatttgcttattttatttttcaaatgtttttatcaTAAAGTAGGTATGGATTGAATGTGCTTTTAAAGAAGGAAGGTTATTTTGAATCATTAGTAGGGTTTGTTTCAATTGATTGTTAAGAAAATGGTTTTGAACAGTCGTAATAAAACTTGTATAGCTTCTGTTATAAATTTAGTTCTgcagttttccataatcttcgaGGAAAACCTGTGGTATATAAGGGTTTGTgtatagctttttcatttttgaaaacaagGGCTAGAAAATATTTACACGTTCAGTTTTTACTTTTCCGTGTAACATTGTCGATATCTATGACTTGTACTTTGATTTCCAGAGAGAGGTCTAAAATAAATTGATCTGAGGGTAAAGAGCAAAAAAGTATGTGTGAATTTTTTTGTGCACActcacttttgctctttttgTACCTGTTAGTGTTTTTAGAGTATTGCTAAAAATGCCTGTTGATCATGTTATTGATTAAAAGACTAACATCTCAGATTTTCAATGTTTTAAAGGCTTGAGACGTGCATTGCAATAACTCTTGTAATGTGTGCTGTTGTCCTGTTGTCTGAGTTCCTAGTCTTGTCACTCATCAGATTAAACTGACTGTTTGAACCTTGAGAACAAAGGTCTAAAGTGACTTTAAGGCTGCAGAAGCCCCTTTAGTTACCAGCTCTGCATAAAAGTATGCAGATAGCTTGTTTTTATCCAAGATAGTCACCCTTGGAAAAAGCTTGACTTGTTTTCTGATTGTCTTGCATTGGACCTTTCCTAGGAGaaacagcggcagcagcaagagCAACAGCTGCAGCGTCATCTGACTCGACCACCTCCCCAGTATCAGGATCAACCGCAGAATCTGTACCAGCAACAGGTTGGACAGTTCACAGGTAAGTAAACATGGCAATTGAAATAATGGCAGAAAAAATACCAGGAGTAAAAAACAAGGTGTCTTCAAATTTCCTGGATTGGAtagcttttaattaatttattacaaCATCTTTCCACGTCACTGTGCCTTAATACTTTTAGACCTGTACTCTGATTCAGTTGCAAATTAACAGCTTCCCCTGTCCCAGATATCTGGGACAACTTAAGCTTCTGATTCTTAATATTGCTTTGGAAATGGGTAAAATTCTTAAGTACCTTCATTGTTCTAAAGGCCTTTTTATACTACCATTTCCTTTTACAGTTTGTGAAGTCTTCTTAACTTTCATATATTGGgattcatgttttttttctgaagcctaACATCACTACTGCTTGAATCTATCACAGGccctcattaaagaaaaataagtgatgtaTTATTTCTCTCATCTGCTAGGATGagtttaaaatttaatattcttATCCCTGCTACCTTTAGAAGGGAATGCAATTTCAATTTTCTTCATTACATGTTAGGGTcctacatgttttattttttgtagaaGCAGCAGCTTGGTATGTCTTCAGTGATAAATAAAAGATGTTGTTACCGTTAAGCTGGAATAGCTTCATGAATGTGGAACAACTAGAGAACAGTAAAAACTCATCTCCTTGCCTGAAAAATCCTTACTTAACAGGGCATCAAGAAGCCACTTGTCTTTTTTCATAAACCTAGAGTACAGAAAAAGTGCTTATTCCcttgttttgtttccttactCGTTATGTTCCCACAGAAATAAATACTGAAGGGAAAAGATGCAAATAGAAATGTGATACCCTAATTCTGACAGTGTTCGTGACTGTGCCATGTCTAGTAGCGCTGTGACTGGGTTTTGTTACTTAGCTGAAAAAACTTGATACCAATAGAAAAGGATTGTGTGTTAACACAGTGATCAGAAGCATCCTTCAAATACTGCActgaagcttttttcctcctgccactTCTCTACAGAAATACAGTAGTACACCTGTTAGAAATAGACTATGTTTTGCTATAATGAACATCAGcactattaaaattatttgtgttgATTGTAACTGTTTTTTGCATCTTAAATCCCGGTATGTGTACTACCTCTTCACTGTAGTGTTCCAGTAAGACTCTTCCCCCACCCATCCACCCCCCCGCAACACTGGTGTTTTTATGGTGTCCTTTGTTGataattaattaaatataatttgaattatatttgaatgcatttgaataaaattatatttgaataaaatttgaattaataATAATGGAGAGCCAATATTCCTCAGCTATCTTAAACTATGAAAAAATTCTGCAGCTTACTTTTTGGTTTGAAGGTAGAGAAAGTACTAGTGTAGGTAGGTTTTCCTTGGCCGACTGTAAGAAGTGGGGGGGATTATATGCATTACACTTCACAGtgcttttctattctttttttttttttttgctttaagtaGGGGGCTGTTTCTTCTACAGGAAGAAACTCTTACTCAGAATTTACAAGAACAAAGGACTTTTTTTGGTTTGCTGAGAAGAGACTTATTTTTGCAAATCATCTTACTTGGTTATCAGCATTGCATCTTAACATAGCGAATATTTCATTGTGGAAATGCAAAAGATACTTGACCAAAAATTTCTGaaagttatagaaaaaaaattctggaactGGGAAAACGCAGGACTGGAAACCCTACAGTTGTACAATAAGAGATATACAGTGTATGCACAGAATAACTGACAATGTGTGTATGCAGTAAGTGGTATTTTTTAACAGCCTAGCAAATTGTGCATGCACTTCAAAGTATGTGTGTATACCTTTGTTCACAAATATGTATGAGTCTTGCCTTtgaagtctaatttttttttaaattgatgatGCTGAACTCTTAGAAGTGGTATTCAGATTTTTTTAGGACATTGGCATATCTGTGTTTGAGATCAAGGTGGGGGTGCTAACTGGAGCAACAATTGACACACTTTTAATTAAAGTACTGCTGTCTGTGTGTTGGTTGCATAGGTTGGTTTATACAAATGCAGCTGCACCTCCGTTCTGGATTATGGTGTCTACAAGCCTAGCTTGGCTCTGGTTGAACCAAGGTATTTAACgtacaaaatatttctgtgtatttcaggGTCATCTTCAGCCATGCCTGGGGTCAGTAATTTAGGACAGTCCAGCTCCAGTAGTCCACGGATGTTTCCTCAGACCCAGAACATGATTCAGATGGGACCTGGACACAGTTCTGTTCCTCCACTCCAGTCGGGCTCCAGTCAGCAGGATCGGGGGGTGACTCAGTATACCAATATGCAAAACATCCAGCGAGGGGGATTATACAACTTGGCGTCTGGTATGACACAGATGGTTCCCCAGCATGCAACACAAAGTGCCAATGGACAGCCACCGATGCAGAGACAAGGCAGCTTGGGCCAGGGTGCTGCCGTTCCTGCTGGGTATGGGCAGAATACCTTAGCAAACTCAAGTATTTCTCAGCAGCACAATAAAGGTGCACTGAATCCAACCTTATCTAAGCCACAGATGGCAAGAGTACCAGCTGCTATGGGGGCTCAAAATCCATCTTGGCAGCACCAAGGTATCCCTAATATTAACAACCAGACACAAGCAAACAGTGGCTTAGGACCATTTACTGCCAGCTCCTCTTTCCACATGCAGCAAACTCATCTAAAGATGGCCAACCAACAGTTTGCCCAAGGAA carries:
- the MAML1 gene encoding mastermind-like protein 1 isoform X1, whose product is MVLPPCPMAEFVVPRHSAVMERLRRRIELCRRHHSACESRYQAVSPERLELERQQTFALHQRCLQAKAKRAGKHRQPPPAPPPPAPPPPAAAVAGGADRTGANGLDAEAASGEQHGRSSTLIAQLHETVKRKLDSAASPQNGDQQNGYGDVFVSKKLRRDDGLGGVSGSSNGMPPVSPLHHLDKKSGSGDTLQLNGKHPMGLDGISKKCLPDSSLQMNGGGDADDSFPLSLNKELKQEPVDDLPCMIAGAGGSISQNNLMPDLNLNEQEWKELIEELNRSVPDEDMKDLFNEDFEEKKDADSSNSAAQTPLPQDINIKTEFSPAPFEQEQMGSPQVRSTSSGPAFIGAASVPVSAASPAVGSSQAMFQPSSQSMTENPNQPMMQASNHSQNVQRPLPNVLLPGKGAGSAKEMSSAHQLQQIAAKQKRDQMLQNQQQASQVHQTNQMSTWQQSGPSHSPLAVPYTMENPTSPSVYQPDFNNQKLMMPNMGNKSSPRAGGNYHVNILGHQQNSLNQNPVNSQGSMLDYGNTKPLSHYKAECEQGVTVPGQNKTPMLAYIQQRQQPPLSHVSDDQNGMILLKPKSGNIAYRLPHSQDQNPSPNVPRVPVSVPGPGVGAQAPNVSMAGNHSNPPYLSNQQQAAVMKQHQMLMDQQKQREQQQKHLLMEQQKQQFLMEQRQQHLLAEQEKQRQQQEQQLQRHLTRPPPQYQDQPQNLYQQQVGQFTGSSSAMPGVSNLGQSSSSSPRMFPQTQNMIQMGPGHSSVPPLQSGSSQQDRGVTQYTNMQNIQRGGLYNLASGMTQMVPQHATQSANGQPPMQRQGSLGQGAAVPAGYGQNTLANSSISQQHNKGALNPTLSKPQMARVPAAMGAQNPSWQHQGIPNINNQTQANSGLGPFTASSSFHMQQTHLKMANQQFAQGMPQVSLSTSRPMTSMNAAVSGQMLSSSLGAQQRTNPPTQQQVPSQQVLPGMNQTVPDLNAFNQNPNQQMPNRGNLHCSQGYPVRTTSQELPFAYSGQSGNNGLQNLTGDTDLIDSLLKNRTSEEWMNDLDELLGTH
- the MAML1 gene encoding mastermind-like protein 1 isoform X2; protein product: MVLPPCPMAEFVVPRHSAVMERLRRRIELCRRHHSACESRYQAVSPERLELERQQTFALHQRCLQAKAKRAGKHRQPPPAPPPPAPPPPAAAVAGGADRTGANGLDAEAASGEQHGRSSTLIALHETVKRKLDSAASPQNGDQQNGYGDVFVSKKLRRDDGLGGVSGSSNGMPPVSPLHHLDKKSGSGDTLQLNGKHPMGLDGISKKCLPDSSLQMNGGGDADDSFPLSLNKELKQEPVDDLPCMIAGAGGSISQNNLMPDLNLNEQEWKELIEELNRSVPDEDMKDLFNEDFEEKKDADSSNSAAQTPLPQDINIKTEFSPAPFEQEQMGSPQVRSTSSGPAFIGAASVPVSAASPAVGSSQAMFQPSSQSMTENPNQPMMQASNHSQNVQRPLPNVLLPGKGAGSAKEMSSAHQLQQIAAKQKRDQMLQNQQQASQVHQTNQMSTWQQSGPSHSPLAVPYTMENPTSPSVYQPDFNNQKLMMPNMGNKSSPRAGGNYHVNILGHQQNSLNQNPVNSQGSMLDYGNTKPLSHYKAECEQGVTVPGQNKTPMLAYIQQRQQPPLSHVSDDQNGMILLKPKSGNIAYRLPHSQDQNPSPNVPRVPVSVPGPGVGAQAPNVSMAGNHSNPPYLSNQQQAAVMKQHQMLMDQQKQREQQQKHLLMEQQKQQFLMEQRQQHLLAEQEKQRQQQEQQLQRHLTRPPPQYQDQPQNLYQQQVGQFTGSSSAMPGVSNLGQSSSSSPRMFPQTQNMIQMGPGHSSVPPLQSGSSQQDRGVTQYTNMQNIQRGGLYNLASGMTQMVPQHATQSANGQPPMQRQGSLGQGAAVPAGYGQNTLANSSISQQHNKGALNPTLSKPQMARVPAAMGAQNPSWQHQGIPNINNQTQANSGLGPFTASSSFHMQQTHLKMANQQFAQGMPQVSLSTSRPMTSMNAAVSGQMLSSSLGAQQRTNPPTQQQVPSQQVLPGMNQTVPDLNAFNQNPNQQMPNRGNLHCSQGYPVRTTSQELPFAYSGQSGNNGLQNLTGDTDLIDSLLKNRTSEEWMNDLDELLGTH